A genome region from Manihot esculenta cultivar AM560-2 chromosome 5, M.esculenta_v8, whole genome shotgun sequence includes the following:
- the LOC110616190 gene encoding mitochondrial adenine nucleotide transporter ADNT1 isoform X1, whose amino-acid sequence MASEDVKTTESAVTTIVNLAEEAKLARGGVKAPSYAVLSICKSLVAGGVAGGVSRTAVAPLERLKILLQVQNPHNIKYNGTIQGLKYIWRTEGFRGLFKGNGTNCARIVPNSAVKFFSYEEASKGILWLYRQQPGNEDARLTPLLRLGAGACAGIIAMSATYPMDMVRGRLTVQTEKSPYQYRGMFHALSTVLREEGPRALYKGWLPSVIGVIPYVGLNFAVYESLKDWLIKAKPFGLVQDSDLSVTTRLACGAAAGTVGQTVAYPLDVIRRRMQMVGWKDAASIVTGDGRSKASLEYNGMVDAFRKTVRYEGFGALYKGLVPNSVKVVPSIAIAFVTYEVVKDILGVEIRISD is encoded by the exons ATGGCATCGGAGGATGTGAAGACGACCGAATCGGCTGTTACGACTATCGTTAATCTAGCGGAGGAGGCAAAGTTGGCTAGAGGGGGAGTTAAGGCCCCGAGCTATGCTGTTCTTAGTATTTGCAAGTCTCTCGTTGCCGGAGGTGTCGCTGGTGGAGT GTCACGAACGGCTGTTGCTCCATTGGAAAGGTTGAAGATATTACTGCAG GTTCAAAATCCCCACAATATAAAATACAATGGAACAATTCAAGGGTTAAAATATATTTGGAGAACTGAGGGTTTTCGGGGACTGTTTAAAGGAAATGGTACTAACTGTGCTCGAATTGTCCCAAACTCAGCAGTGAAGTTCTTTAGCTATGAGGAAGCTTCCAA GGGAATATTGTGGCTGTATCGACAGCAACCTGGCAATG AAGATGCACGGCTCACTCCTCTTCTACGCCTTGGAGCTGGAGCATGTGCAGGAATAATTGCCATGTCTGCAACTTATCCCATGGATATGGTGCGAGGCAGGCTAACTGTACAG ACTGAGAAATCACCTTATCAATATAGAGGAATGTTCCATGCTTTATCAACTGTGCTTCGGGAAGAAGGTCCGCGGGCTTTGTACAAGGGTTGGCTTCCTTCTGTCATTGGAGTT ATCCCATATGTGGGTCTCAACTTTGCTGTATATGAGTCGCTAAAGGATTGGTTAATTAAAGCTAAACCATTTGGACTAGTTCAAGATTCCGACTTGAGTGTAACCACAAGGCTTGCTTGTGGGGCTGCTGCTGGAACTGTTGGCCAAACTGTCGCTTATCCTCTTGATGTTATTCGCCGGCGAATGCAGATGGTTGGATGGAAAGATGCTGCTTCTATTGTCACTGGTGATGGGAGGAGCAAGGCCTCCCTTGAGTATAATGGCATGGTTGATGCATTCCGGAAAACTGTTCGGTATGAGGGCTTTGGAGCATTGTACAAGGGTTTGGTACCCAATTCTGTAAAG GTTGTCCCATCCATAGCAATTGCGTTCGTGACATATGAGGTGGTGAAGGACATTTTAGGAGTTGAGATTAGAATATCAGACTGA
- the LOC110616190 gene encoding mitochondrial adenine nucleotide transporter ADNT1 isoform X2 — protein MLFLVFASLSLPEVSLVECVLHLYDIATLEFHLLKQSNVSRSRTAVAPLERLKILLQVQNPHNIKYNGTIQGLKYIWRTEGFRGLFKGNGTNCARIVPNSAVKFFSYEEASKGILWLYRQQPGNEDARLTPLLRLGAGACAGIIAMSATYPMDMVRGRLTVQTEKSPYQYRGMFHALSTVLREEGPRALYKGWLPSVIGVIPYVGLNFAVYESLKDWLIKAKPFGLVQDSDLSVTTRLACGAAAGTVGQTVAYPLDVIRRRMQMVGWKDAASIVTGDGRSKASLEYNGMVDAFRKTVRYEGFGALYKGLVPNSVKVVPSIAIAFVTYEVVKDILGVEIRISD, from the exons ATGCTGTTCTTAGTATTTGCAAGTCTCTCGTTGCCGGAGGTGTCGCTGGTGGAGT GTGTTCTGCATCTTTATGATATAGCCACGCTTGAATTTCACTTACTGAAACAGTCAAATGTGTCCAGGTCACGAACGGCTGTTGCTCCATTGGAAAGGTTGAAGATATTACTGCAG GTTCAAAATCCCCACAATATAAAATACAATGGAACAATTCAAGGGTTAAAATATATTTGGAGAACTGAGGGTTTTCGGGGACTGTTTAAAGGAAATGGTACTAACTGTGCTCGAATTGTCCCAAACTCAGCAGTGAAGTTCTTTAGCTATGAGGAAGCTTCCAA GGGAATATTGTGGCTGTATCGACAGCAACCTGGCAATG AAGATGCACGGCTCACTCCTCTTCTACGCCTTGGAGCTGGAGCATGTGCAGGAATAATTGCCATGTCTGCAACTTATCCCATGGATATGGTGCGAGGCAGGCTAACTGTACAG ACTGAGAAATCACCTTATCAATATAGAGGAATGTTCCATGCTTTATCAACTGTGCTTCGGGAAGAAGGTCCGCGGGCTTTGTACAAGGGTTGGCTTCCTTCTGTCATTGGAGTT ATCCCATATGTGGGTCTCAACTTTGCTGTATATGAGTCGCTAAAGGATTGGTTAATTAAAGCTAAACCATTTGGACTAGTTCAAGATTCCGACTTGAGTGTAACCACAAGGCTTGCTTGTGGGGCTGCTGCTGGAACTGTTGGCCAAACTGTCGCTTATCCTCTTGATGTTATTCGCCGGCGAATGCAGATGGTTGGATGGAAAGATGCTGCTTCTATTGTCACTGGTGATGGGAGGAGCAAGGCCTCCCTTGAGTATAATGGCATGGTTGATGCATTCCGGAAAACTGTTCGGTATGAGGGCTTTGGAGCATTGTACAAGGGTTTGGTACCCAATTCTGTAAAG GTTGTCCCATCCATAGCAATTGCGTTCGTGACATATGAGGTGGTGAAGGACATTTTAGGAGTTGAGATTAGAATATCAGACTGA